A stretch of Apostichopus japonicus isolate 1M-3 chromosome 9, ASM3797524v1, whole genome shotgun sequence DNA encodes these proteins:
- the LOC139973132 gene encoding ficolin-1-A-like, which translates to MKSTVILLLTVAYVALIRARDSDVRGYFKCTNKVAEKEDMQVHTANEVPSGPNTTPYATTKEEQDVSTTKDVTSEPGSSNEGTSLPVDATSYTTIRTNCLTSNGSVIQNGSLLVNEDCTRISTCDNGVMNYNDLYQCSSDAVCEVRNDVRKCYCMSGYHGNGVNCTKHMTDCKNWYDAGNTTNGIYTIIPTNWSGASFDVSCNMTDGGGWTIFHRRVDGSVDFNRTWISYKEGFGDVGHEFWLGNDKLYYLTNQGNYQLRVDFVIRDGDPFYAKFDRFRINNESDNYRLSRIGEYSGNAGGAGGLKNRLNYSFSTSDKNNGGCSDDYHCGWWFRDCNLRCLNGDYHAARNVRSGVSWYRESGSYDNIKYTEMKIRPV; encoded by the exons ATGAAGTCCACCGTTATTTTGCTTTTGACAGTAGCTTATGTAGCCCTGATCAGAG CTCGTGACTCTGACGTTCGTGGATACTTTAAATGCACAAATAAAGTCGCAGAGAAGGAAGACATGCAGGTACATACTGCAAATGAAG TTCCCAGTGGACCTAACACCACGCCATACGCTACGACAAAAGAGGAACAGGACGTATCTACCACCAAGGATG TTACCAGTGAACCTGGTTCAAGTAATGAGGGTACCTCGCTTCCGGTTGACGCCACATCATACACCACGATCCGTACAAACTGCCTTACGAGTAATGGCAGTGTTATACAG AATGGTTCACTTCTCGTGAATGAAGACTGTACAAGGATTTCAACCTGTGATAATGGAGTAATGAACTACAATGATCTCTACCAGTGTAGCTCTGATGCGGTTTGTGAAGTCCGTAACGATGTACGCAAATGTTACTGCATgagtggttaccatggtaatggAGTGAATTGTACAAAACACATGACCGACTGTAAGAATTGGTACGATGCTGGGAACACTACTAATGGTATTTATACCATCATACCAACTAACTGGAGTGGAGCATCATTTGATGTTTCctgtaatatgactgacggaggaggatggacg ATATTCCATCGTCGCGTTGATGGTTCTGTTGATTTCAATCGGACCTGGATCAGCTACAAAGAAGGCTTTGGTGATGTCGGTCATGAGTTTTGGTTGGGTAACGATAAACTGTATTACCTCACCAATCAAGGCAATTATCAACTCCGGGTTGATTTTGTGATCAGAGATGGTGATCCATTCTATGCTAAATTTGACCGGTTCCGTATCAACAATGAAAGTGACAACTATCGACTGTCTAGAATTGGAGAGTACAGCGGAAATGCAG GTGGTGCTGGAGGTTTAAAGAATCGCTTGAATTATTCCTTCAGTACCTCGGACAAGAACAATGGAGGATGTTCGGATGACTACCATTGTGGCTGGTGGTTCCGGGATTGTAATTTACGTTGCCTCAATGGTGACTATCATGCAGCGCGGAATGTAAGGTCAGGTGTATCCTGGTATAGAGAGTCTGGTTCCTATGATAATATCAAGTATACTGAGATGAAGATAAGGCCTGTCTAG